The DNA segment gctgcctgctgctgctgcctggtgctggtgcctgctcctgctggctgcctactgctgctggctgcgtactgctgtgcctgctgctgcttgctgctgctgcctgctgctgctgcctgcagcttcccaagcagcacgccaataTCGGGCCACCGTTGGCATATCATTGGCGAAAATTGGCGCGAATATCGGCCCTTcattggcatttaggcaaatCGCAACTCTTTCCAAGCATGGCCCAACATTCCCGCCAAGATTGGGTCGATGTTCAGCCAATCTGAATGCCAAGAATGGCCCAAACATCACTGCCAATATAGGGCCCAATATGGCTCCagtatggccgaatagtggctccaatatggccgaatagtggctccaatatggccgaatagtggctccaatatggccgaatagtggccccaatatggccgaatagtggcctttCGGATACCGGCATATCTTGGCTACCTCTAGGCATTTCCATTATTTTCCGAGACCAGTGCAGAATTATCGCATGCATTTAGAGGTCCCGTCCGTGGCTTTCAATACCGTGCGACTTCTAGCTGTATATATATGCAATTGGTTCGAACTCCcattaaaatttcaaaactgcatgcagtattttcattgcatatgtattttgatttgcaaacaatatttcatgcacattttttacttaatgtccagcagctaccaaatgaaacaagcaaacaggaatttcagaaaaatgttttttttatttctcatgtgCCCGTGGGGCAATAACCCATGTGGCAAGGGTGCTACGTGGGGTGGCTGGGCGTGACGAGGAGGCTGTGGGGGGGGCAGGGGAAGGGGCAGAGCTTGGGTGGAGGGTGGCTGGGCGTGAGGAGGAGGCTGTGGGGGGGGCAGAGCTTGGGTGGACCCCTGAGGGGGACAGGATGGCCATGCCTGGAGGGGTTGCAGGGCAGGAGGCTGACGGCGCGCCTGGGCAGGGTGCTGACCCAGCACAGGGGTTAGCAGGTGGCGCTTGAGCGTGAGACTCAGGAGGCTCTAGAGCTTGGGCATAGCGCCTCTTTCGGCCGCCCCCTCGGTCGCACGCACCGGGCAGCCACCTGCCAATAAAACCCTGTGCTGCCAGGATGTCGACACCCTGCCTCTCGCAGATGGCATCTGTGCAAGGTGAGTGTGCATTAAGACCAAGAAATGCAACTTTTAAAACGATACACTTCCTGCAAGCATATGGAAATCCAAGTTCATGATTTGACACAGAAAAACCACACGTTACTGACACGCAAGGTATCCCAACAAACAACACAAGTACTGTACagtagtgaaatgcaaaaaaaatgagctatcatgaaggcactgcagtcaacgtcaaagtggccattgcagggaagttcatgacaacggattacaatatgacaaatggaaatgattggtttgattgagggcatctgctgcttctttatggagttttatgactaagacccccaaactaatcacataaacacagcaacagaatattcatcagctgttataaaaaattacagtaagatacagcaaaaaaatagcttggaaaaacttgtacatgtttaaaagcaggaatctcaatatttctaaattaaaagctacagcaaTTCAAAATCAGGTATACCTGTTGCCACCCTGCACAGCTTTGTGCCAACGAATGGCCGTTTTCCTTTCCTCCCCCGCAGGCTGAATAGTCTCTGTACAGCCACCCCCATCACAGCACCCATGACATTCGCCGCCACCTCCTTTAAATTGTTTCCGCCTAGGCGGAGAAGCTGCTTcttctgaaaggaaaaatttgcagttgcCCAACGGTTATTTCACATGAAAAATCACATTCTATAACCACTTAACTTGTAGAACGCAATAGCAAAGACAACGGTGTGACTTCGAAAGTAATCTTAGTATACCTgctacaacacagcagcaattatagtgttttttttacacctcatgtgaaacttcttacattttgaccaccgtaacagcatcaagaagttcaatattaaattgtttagcactcgtaagggaatactccacggtgattcatgtcttatgcatcactacagggaaaatatgcaactaaaattagcatctatggttcttgaaactgtcctggttggagtggagtactgcacttcaattaatgaaaggcataaaaagcaatagccaggcaaaagactgatcaaagctgtctccttaattggaaaacaacgaataatgtaaaaaattagctccgaaacagcactcccagtcaatcgtctcaaaccaataattaaaataatttgtgtgcCACCTTAACTCAGCCAAACTTTGTGAACAAAATACATACCAAAAAATAGACTTAACATTACACTACACTAGCTTCATGAGGCTCAATACTTTGATGGAATGTGCCACAAATAGTATAGTAGAGCATAACATAGTCCTGTGATTAAATAAATCAAGACAGCCTTAAAATATCTCTTGAAAGCATTGTTAGCAGCACAGATACAGTACTctgtaattcaaacttcaaggtaaCAGAGATTTTCGTCTGAATCATTAGAGTTGCACCCTCATATATCCAAGCAGGTAAACCTTGCCTTAGTACCCCATCAGTATCAGTGAAGAACTTGCTCATGTGGCCAAGAATGTGCTATATGTCAATGACAGCATATAATTACTAATCAAAATGTTAATTACTCTTGTTAATTCTCGCCCTGTTTCCTTCGCACCTTTTACATCAGCTGAAATTGTGCTATATACCCCGATACAGCTGTGCTGTCCGtgttaatttctttcctttgtaccATCTTGTGTGCTTTGTTGCAGAGGTCATGAACCCTATAGTTGATGCTTTTAAACGAATATGCCATGTGAACTACAAGCACTGAACTAGTAGGAAGCTAATGACAAGAGGCCTGACCTACCACTAGCTGCCGTGAAAGCGGCAATGGGGATTAATTGCATAGTGCCTGCAGTCAGCTTatcgccaaggatcttgataAGGAGCACACGGCTGCGCTTGGGAGCTTATAAAGTGCATTAAATAGGGTCTATTTTGAAGAAACGTTCAATCCGATTTTAGAAGGAACAGAAACAATGCATTCCTTTCGAATGTAGAAGAAGCAAAAACAATTAAGGCACTTATttcgaataaaaaagaaacaaatgttaaTTCTGTACGAGAGTTtggatttttcactgtaatacagGAATTAGACTTAGTATAAAGCAATCTATGCAACTGTCATGTTCGGTATAAGTGGGCGCGACTGTTTCCGGAATTTTCAGTTGTAATAAAACAGACTATTAACAATGTCACAGTAACCCTACTATGTGCGGACTTTTCAAAATTCATCCATTCCCACTATATTAGCTGAAAACTTATACAAGAACAGCATGATTATGGCTTAGGCATGGCAAGCATCTACTTCTGGGGCTCagatttttcaataaatatctcaACTATATACATTAAGCACCCAACAGACTACTGTAATAAAAcattgaatgaaaaattaaattaccAGGGCAGCTGCTACTCTGTCATCTCTGACAGCAGCTTCTGCCGCCTCAAAATCTTCAATACTGAAGGCTGGCAGCTGAGGGCACAGTGGCGGGAGGGAGCTCACAGGAGGAGACGGCGACCGTGTCCTCGGCTCTTGCCGAGCTTGCTCCAGCCGGCTCACCCTCTGCAGGatttcccgctgctgctgccgtatttctagcagcagccgcagcaccttgagcattgtcgctgaaacgagcaaggtttccagtgagggcaggctttcacagcagatgtatatatttacacctcaaggacgcaatatgagcaatatactgcatttacacgcttgcaagtcgacctattgttttcaaatttgaaaatccgaaatgcgggtgttggcttgcaatcgaaaatcagagcatggcaccataaataaaggggagACAAACTAGCATCAGGGATGATGCGGTAAATGAAATTTTATTTATGTTTGCTCCACAGCTCTGCCCAGAATTTTCTGCATGGTTCTTGAGAAcgatttttcgttttcctttctacttttagctgtatgctcagcactcttgggagtgttgatagttgatgaaaggggcactgttccaattgcagtggaactgccactcagaacagcaacgcttgcagggagtgccggtacctgatgaaaacctaaaaacagcGCCATAAAGACAGACTAGAAGATGGGCGAGCGCTGTTTTTGGTTCTTCACTGATGCACCAGCTCACTCTGTTGTTGGTtcttctgcagctgacaaaagagctgatgccacgcacacagtttctctgtggctgtttgatgcatgtaatgtctcctggctacatattttaccagtttgtaatgcggtgcttcatcaattgtgctcagggccaagtaatggcgcgttcacacttggtgGACATTCGGCAGAGAgaacgagcggaatccgctgccgcggcagagattgcgccgaaataccaagcggtaagcctgatcggtccaggaccgaattctgccaccggaaaaaaatccgccgaatcccgtcagccaataggaaggagagtacgaagttcagcaacaaacatggcgacgccctTCGGTGCGGGACGCCTCGTTTGGGACTGAATTCATCGCTGTTACTGCCTGTTTGAGAGCGTTCAATGCCCATAAAAGCGCCAGcgctctttcgctttgtctcatctcacccataaaaaaagtgtgagtgataaatgtgttctttttttattttaggtgacgatcctttccttttttaaaaaggcttgagagtaaccaccagatggcgccactaggctaatcttatgtatttaaaagcgacaatgctagaaatggcgtaacgtctggcaaaatagctgcatttagcgtaagtaagcgtgcatacagttattgtacgtagacagcatggattaacctcttgccatatctgtgtacgccttgagcagacgacacacagacgatgagcgcagacgaggtggttgggaagtgtgaacgatgcagctttttCGGTGGCAGAGGATTTCGCTTGCCCTCTCCGCCGAGTGTCCAAGAGTGAATGCCCCTTAAGCAttcggtgcttcttcacgaatatgttcaagatggctgtcatccttcagagaacaactgcgcacctggccgcaagtttgacatatCAGGACGGGTAATGCAAATGTGGTGGATGCCTCGAGGGAACATATTTGTGGCTGTTCTACACGATGTCATGGTGaggttgtttgtgaagtgcgagattCTGCAGGATGATGAACTGCTGTGGAAGATTTCACTGGACGTCAGAACAATTAACaccctgtgggactgcagcatcgatgatggTAATGTAAACCAACACTGGGCGTCAACATGCTCTGCATTAAGCTACTAAATTGCCATTGATTCCACCACAAGGCACAGCTGCTCTATCCCTTGCAGATCTATATATCAAAAATGCACCATGCACTGACAATGCCTTAGTTAAAAATAGCTGCTCTGAATACTGTTCCTTCTATGTACCACCAGTTTTCTATTCAGCTTGGTTGCCATTTTGATTGCCGTCACATCATGGCAAGGATGGAAACAGCCATAAGTGTATTCTTCCATTGTGACAACAGCTGCCAGTGGTAGTGAGAAAGCACAGCAGGCTGGGCACataaaaaatatatgcacaaaaactagagaaactgtatagagtacagtgaccactttgcagtcctgagccacaatctgtaatgtttgttttatttctattggTCCGTCTTTAAAAGGTTGTGGCTTTCTAGTGGCATAGGCCAAGGGAAACAACAATAACAGAACCAAAACCACAATCCAgaaccaaaaaaagaaattaaaggaaacaaactgctACTCGCCGGGAAAACACACTGCAACTAGTTAGGAATGAGATAGAGCTGTGGAAGTGTCAAGTAGCAAATTTTATCACCGCTTAGGTTCAGTACTTCTATTAAGAATTACTTGCAGCAGGCATATTTATACAAACAGTGGTCATTTTCAAAGCACACGTTTTGAAATATCCACCAACTAGGCCTcctttaaggcaaaacagaacttcTACCAAGGCCTGTTTAGGCTCATACTTCAAAAAAATAGATTCTCATCCTATCCTCTCACTGCATTCTCGTCTTTTCAGGCTCTTCATATACAAGTAAAGAAAGCGAAAAGCCTTACGATCGCTAGTTGCTTCCTCCACATCCTCAAGGTCACCTGCAGTGGAGGCCGAACCAGCCGGGCAGCCTGCAGTGCAATTTGCACCAGCTGGTGTGGCCGCCTCCATTGAGTGGCTGCTAAGCAGGGCTGAAGATGGACACGAACATGAAGCATTAGTGTTGATGCAGGAAGAACGGAAAAATTACTCAGTATAAAACAGGTAATGCTACACAGATAATGCCAAAATGCTACATcagcacttctgctgaaaggatacatatatatacaccgtaactgcctcgtacagaattagcattaagcatttatgagctcccattcattaagaccatgcttgttcagggtgtcatctcattctaccagatttagtaatttaaactgctcctttattctggcggaccctcaaaaacacaaaaagcctTAACGAAGCTGTATGCTGCCCCAGCTGGTATCATGCTGCAAATTTGAAAGCACAAGAACAACTTGAATGAGAGAACCGCAGAGTTGAGTTGCacgctacaggtgggattagccttgcttattctgctggcaattgattacattctgatgaattacaattttaaaattctctcctgcctttggcagttacattgtgcaagtcaatgctgactatgacttcacaggtgggctgttaatgaaaaatgtttataaacccagttgtgagcagcgtttgtcccatccagtcctcttgtccctgtcttctgtgcacttttaaattttcagaACAAAAACTATATTCTACCTTCCATCCTTTGCTTGAAAACAATGAAATGCTAAACTTCATGACTCAATTTTTACAGTACCTCACTACAATTGCTCTTCTCGGCAAACCTATCGTTGCAATGTTTTTTTAGGTGCCTTTTAAAATTGCCAGTCTCGCCAATGTAGACACTGTCAAATTCGGAACACGGGACGCCGTAAACAACGCCCgggtacatttttctcagaaagaACGTCTGACATCAATCACCGCATGCTTCGGTCTTCTGAGGGTACAGCGCATGCCTACACAGgtgtgactggtgattttaaaggcaccaaaaagaacattgtaacaacgataaaaaccaagaagtgatctCTAAAGCTACCACCTAACACTGTATCAACTGGCCATGACATCGTCTAAGGATAGGGCACACGTGTTGACAATTGAAAGAATCTGTTCCGTTGCCTTCACCTCAAATTGTTCTTCAGCCCTTGAAAATAACTTCTCCCTCTTGAAAGGTTTTCAAGGACTCGCATGGACTCTGTGGTAAAggggtttttgctatgcaggaaagcagacttaatgcagttttgcaacagggtcttaattgagctcaaattcatgagtcacccatatgcattttttgcgatcaataaaaagcaggcacggctagagggtgggtgtcccccctt comes from the Amblyomma americanum isolate KBUSLIRL-KWMA chromosome 1, ASM5285725v1, whole genome shotgun sequence genome and includes:
- the LOC144124495 gene encoding uncharacterized protein LOC144124495 — its product is MPPKPFAVVKFPMEDDSLAVVPVGWLSHDWQHCHWPKRRAAEVIRLAREEADPSAPGCEWFRCPVAVVTTCRSYKNAEKKAKKYEMSSAVESSAISGNEGPDGPDVRLPSPPPRLPSPPPRLPSPPPRLPSPPPQLPSPPRLISPPSLLSSHSMEAATPAGANCTAGCPAGSASTAGDLEDVEEATSDPTMLKVLRLLLEIRQQQREILQRVSRLEQARQEPRTRSPSPPVSSLPPLCPQLPAFSIEDFEAAEAAVRDDRVAAALKKQLLRLGGNNLKEVAANVMGAVMGVAVQRLFSLRGRKGKRPFVGTKLCRVATDAICERQGVDILAAQGFIGRWLPGACDRGGGRKRRYAQALEPPESHAQAPPANPCAGSAPCPGAPSASCPATPPGMAILSPSGVHPSSAPPTASSSRPATLHPSSAPSPAPPTASSSRPATPRSTLATWVIAPRAHEK